Within the Rosa rugosa chromosome 2, drRosRugo1.1, whole genome shotgun sequence genome, the region CGTAGCGAGTTCCTAGAGGCTTTGCCAGTTGGAAGTTGGGGGACGTTTTATATGAGAATTGCcagcttcttctttctctcattGAGTCTTTCATATTGACTCATCCTTAGGTTTGCTGGCTAACACCTTGATTAGTAAGACCAGCTTCCAGTTACTTGTCGGACTCTGCCGTACTCACTCAAAAATGGCCAAACGTTTCCTCGTTATAGTTAAAAGCCTTTGACCAAGCTAGGGAGCTAGAAATTTTAGGATATGAAGCTGTCAAATGGCATTATTATATGTAATACAACGTACTTTGGGTCTTGGCTGCAGCAATCAGGTCGGCCAAGAATAATCTAGTATTAAATAAACGTTGAATTGGAATGTTGAAATCAATCAAACATTAATCGAACTGGTATCCTGGTTATCATGTTCAGATTTTGCCATGAAATGCTTACTAGTGTCATTTTATTGTACATTTAAGTGTTGATACTATTAATTAGTTAACAAATAGATAAGCATCGATCGATGGATCTACATTTCCCGATTTGTATTAACTCATTGAGGTTCATGGTGGAGGGAGACTCTATCTATATATTTTCTATATGTCTCTCTCAATGTTTAGAATGAAGATTTATGTGTGAAGCGAAAATATTAACCTGATATATATTGTTGACATATTTTTTAGCTAATAGCTTAATTCAGTAAATTTGATATGATTATTTGATCGTGTTATTACACTTATCGGATTATAATTTCCTTGATTTAAGCATAACTCTCAAAGCTCAATGCCTGACCTTGAGCTATCTCATGCAAAGAGCAATTTCGATTAGTAGTTGAACTTCGTGCTTGATGAACAAGAAAGAAACAGACTTAAGTCATCACATCAAACTAAAATAGTTTATATATATCTACAGAGAAATAACAGTTGTTATCATTTCATCCCAAAAGGAAAGtgtaaagaaaagagagagtaTTTCTTCAATTAAGTACtgatattttttattaaaaaaaactattgaGTATTTAGGTAAAAACGTTGGATTCTGTTGTCTACTAATGTTTTTTAATGTTGGCTTTAGATTCTGTCTAGTGTATCTAAAGCACATATAATTAACTCATCCATGAAACACCAAAAAACCTAAACAAGTTGggaaataaatataaaagaaaacatacaaaaCTATTTTGTTTCTTTAGTTAGTTTCATTTACACGTATCCAAGCATATGTTATCCCACCATaatacaccaaaaaaaaaaaaacaatttaaatATATTAAGTGAAAATATACTAAACTATATAATTGGTGTAACAAAATTCTAGCTAGTTTAAAATGATTGAGTTTTGGAAATATTTTTGTCCTTTGGTACAAATTAAACTGTATTAGCATGCTTAGCTATCGATCGAACAAATATAAATTGTATGTCTTTCTCGCTATTAAGAAacaataataaagtatatagcaTGCATTGCTGGGTAATTAACAGATCAACAGTATCTAGAAGAGCAGGccttccctctctctttctctgtttctctctctctccctaaaTAAATATAATTGTTCACTACCAGCCAGTTGACCTATCTCTCTCTGtacctctttctctttctctttttctctcggACAAATTGCTTGGTTGGTGATGGAGTCTGGTGATCAACAAACTCCAGAAAATTCAGGTGATCAGCAAGTTACAAGCCAAGTAGCTGCTGCAAAGTCCTATGAGTGTACTTTTTGCAAAAGGGGGTTCTCTAATGCACAAGCTCTAGGAGGGCACATGAATATTCACAGAAAAGATAAAGCAAAGCTCAAGCAAGTCTCCTCATCAACAAATGTTGTTGAAACCAAACAACAACAAAGATTGCCTTTGGAGATCCCAAAGATGCCACCCTCTTACTCTCCAGTACTTCCCAAGATTAATCCCAGCATCACTTCTTTGGAAGCCATTAACATGCCTCATGCTGATCATATCGAAAGAAGTGCTACAACAATAAGGGGATCATCATGGCCGGCTGATTGGTTTCTCAATGCTAAAGAAGGTGATAATCAATTAAACCAAGTCCAACAACTTCCACTGTTTTCTCAAGCACCATCAGATCAAGATCATCAATATCAAGGtggacaacaacaacaaccagaAGTTCAAGGGGATCAAAGTGAAAAGGGTTCAGATTTAGACCTTGAGCTTAGACTAGGGCCCGAGCCTCAAGATTCCTCATCAACGTCGGCAAAAGCTACTACGAGAAAGTTCTTTTGATTTTGGATCTACTCTTTCAGCCCTGGTATTGTTTCTCTCTTTTAATACGAACTGATTAATTTCATTTATCATGTTGTAGATCCATTCTTTAACTTTTTGATACAAGTGCACGTGTATAGAATTTTCCATGTGAAGGTTTAATTGTTAGTTctttggatcttcgtataagtTGTAACTTACATCTTCGCCGaattttgtttctgggtttctaGAATTGAACCTCATACATCCTGACAGAGAACTAATTTGAACATGGTATGGCATGCAATTAATTAGTACAAACTTATATCCTACCCTGTTAATTTATACATTTAACTAAGATGAATTGCTTGCATCTCTAGTGATTTATTGACCCTgtttatatatcaaaatataaATTAGCAGAGAAACCCTAGTTCTCCATTTACAGATATTGGATATAGTGTTAAACCCCAGATGCATGTGTGAAACCATGGCTTCGATTTATACACAATTGCATGGTACTTTGATcaacttgatcaatttatatacCCTCCACGTGATCTAGGATGAGATTATCAATCATTAATTAATATGCCTTGGCTGAtcactactctctctctctctctctctctctgtaattGAGCATTAAGAAGCACAAAAGAAGAAAGAGCGATAGAGGATGAAAGCATAGAGTAATTCTCACTTCATTTCACAATTTCAATTCCCATTAGAAGACTTGAGTTAGTAAGCGTAGGATACTAACTAATTAAACTATACACACTCATATGGTCATATATCGGGAATTCTACGGTACCGACATGCTACATGTATGTAATATAGACATTTACAtatatgacaacaaatttgtttattGTGGTAAGGAGAGTCCATTTTTGCGTAATCTTAATTCTATAAgaggtaattactccacctatgACTTGTAAaaagtttatgaacaaattgttaTCAGTGGGGtttggttcaattatatgtaagTAGTTTAAAACGAATGTGGTAACTTTGTTGTCAATGTCGTAAATTTGGTTTCAttaagttgtaatttttgttcaattatatgtaaaatgagtgtatgataaacatcccGGTACCATAGACAACCCGTCATATATCAATGATTTTAACCATTTCATAATACTTTCACTATAGCTTagtacttcttctttttttctttttctttttgtttacaGAAAATAATTAACTAACAACAGCAGCAGAACTAGCTTGCAGCCGATCCTCATTGCGTGGGAACAATACCAACGATCAAGTTAGAAGTTTAATTTAACTTTTAATTGATAGAAGttcattaattaatttatttattttgcatAAAATAGCAAGAGTAAGAGGGGTTATGTATTAATGGAAAGAGCTGATTCGGACTTTGGGTCTCTTCCAGTAAACATAGGAGGGAAAAGGGTTATATTTGCTTGATTTGTTTCTGCAAAATAAGTAGTTTATTCATTGATTGATTGAATTATGTTTTATTGGACTTGGAAAGTgtactattttttttgttctcaATTAACACCTTGAATTCTGAAGAGGGATATTGAGCTATATATGTTCCACAAACTAGATTTTGCATCAATTACAGCGTGCCTAGTTGAACCTTACTTGTGCAAAATCCTTTTTATTTCTTCATCGAAATGAGTTTAGGGTTTCCGCGTAATAAATCATCTATATTCATTTTCGTGCAGTTTAGGTAATTGTTGCTAAGTTCATATATTTGGGTACAACGTACTTGGAGGTAAACTAGATGTTTCAATTTTATTTGCTTTATTAAAAGGATCAGTGGTGTTCAGTTGATTATCAACTTTCCAAGAAAATTATGCTCAATCACTTTTTGATGTAGATTTAAGGATGGAAGATAAAACAACTCAACATAAAAGTATCTATTTCCACCATTGGGCTTGGATGTAAATCCAATGATGGTTGAGCATAACTTTTTTAGTCAGTTATTGACCAGTGAACATTATTGACCACTGAATGAGAGAGCAATTCAGTATTTCACTCAATTACTTCTctgccatttttgttttttgttcaaGTACTACTATTGTGTCTTAGAAGGACTTAACTTTCTGAATTCTTGATGCA harbors:
- the LOC133734164 gene encoding protein LATE FLOWERING-like, which encodes MESGDQQTPENSGDQQVTSQVAAAKSYECTFCKRGFSNAQALGGHMNIHRKDKAKLKQVSSSTNVVETKQQQRLPLEIPKMPPSYSPVLPKINPSITSLEAINMPHADHIERSATTIRGSSWPADWFLNAKEGDNQLNQVQQLPLFSQAPSDQDHQYQGGQQQQPEVQGDQSEKGSDLDLELRLGPEPQDSSSTSAKATTRKFF